gtgtttttttagttcgGACTAGTgaagagatgacagagaaaatgtttgagtgagagagatgaaggagaaagggttaagaggaatgaaggaggtgagtaagggtttgaggtttctttctttagtcttgagaatgaaaattattaaaataaaacaagtgtttctgattttttttcaatgggGATAGAATATGGATGacagagagaaaatgttggagtgaaagagatgaaagagaaagggttgagaggaatgagagaggtgggtaagggtttggggatttctttttttatttttttttttaattttgagaatgaaaatttttaaaatacccttaaccttaaaacttagaattcatagtatataagggtatttttatctactgaaacccggtacacattgctaaaatgtaccaactgcgCAAGTTAGCAaatcccatatatatatatatatatatagagagagagagagagagatttttttaaattatattagtaatttaatactttatttatttgacGTTAGAACACtgtattactttatttattttattttttaaaaagataatgttatcatatttttattttattttatttaaaacctGTATTACAtactttttacattattttattaaaattttattatttttattggacCTTATTATACAACttcttaaaaagtatttaatttatgttttgatattcatattttatctaaataaaaaacaaaggaaattttaaaaataaaacataaaagctTCTaactcttatatttaaaaaataaaatcatatcatTGTTTGAAATTAAGATGTTAAACGttcaaattatacaaaaaaaaaattgaaacgaaAATCAtgaaatgaatttattatatatatatatatatatatatatatatatatatatatatatatatatatatatatatatatatatatattacaccaATGGAAACTAATGATGCAGCTTCTTTACACAAAAATGGTGTAGTTTTTTATTGGTTTCCTTTTAATTCTCTTGAGAGAATTCTAGTCTTTAGTATTGCTTGAATTAATAACAAAGAAAGGTATGTTATAGAGTAGTACATTAATAATTTCTGTGTATAACCACAAGTAAATGTGTAAATTAACTTATTTCCATGGTTGTCTCTTTTGAGTCAATTGTGAGAATTTTCCTGTCTTGTTTCATTTGTCACTTCAAACAGAAAATCCAAACATAATCATCAACTATAATCATGGTTTAGAGTCTTTATCTCTTAGAAGTGAATTGAAGGAGAAAATTTAggattttcttattttgattttagttaaatttttgtaataagaaTGAACGTAAAGTTCATATTTGTTCGAGTaaataactaaacaaaatatttaatatcgtaaatattttcttataaattactTATACGAAGAAATAGTGTTTAATTAACTTGTAAATAAACTTACTAAGTCTCATAtaatgactttatttttttcctttcctttttttttttaaccaagtATACTCACTAAAATAGTTTCACCATTTTGTAAAAAAGTGCTGAGTAATGGAACCCAATTGtgtataaattgtttttaatattttaaatgtataaaaaataattaagtacacaatatatatatatatagaagtttaaaaaaaacatcaatctTCTAGTAAATGACTCTGTAGgaagtttgtttttataaaaggtACCAAAGCAATATATGAGCACCCACACAACAATAATTAGTATAATGATAGAGGAAAGCTAAAGAAAGAATATAAGAAGATGGATGAATTGTGAGGATGAAGATCGAAAAGTTTTTGGCTAAGAAATggatgaaattaaattataaggTCATTTTCAAAATCTAGTATTAATTCTGGTAATGATTTATGGATAATAATAGGGAGTTTATCATAATTTTCTCTTACAGAAGTAATGTGACAGTAATGATGATGTCTATTCCTTTCCTCCTTCCGTATATGGCCATCTTTTTCACGAAATGAATTATTGATCACGTGTAAAAGCACAAAAGAagcaaaatgaaatgaaagcaAAATTTGCACTGTTAAATAAATAGAGGTGGTTGAAACTTGAAGCCAAAAATTGCTTAAGGAGGCTTCTTACCTCTTAACAAATGTTTTTTGTGTGGTATGAAAGAAATTAGAATCAGAGGTATTATTATAAGAGGCCAACATAAGAGCCCTTGTCCTTTTCCTTTAGAGCGTAATCAGATCAAAGTTCAAAAGTGAGAATTGTGCGGAATAAAGTATTGGTTCATTCTCGGGTAAATTAATAGAGAATATCTTTGTCAGAAGAAACATTTTTAGGAGAAACTAATGAACACAAAGGgaataaatttgttaatttcttaTTCACTTTTCCCTTTCTTGAACCATCTGTGTTACGAGTGTTAAACGCCATATTGACCAATGACCATTGTCACTTGTTTGAAAATAGTCAAGTTTTTTATATGAAGATGGAGCAGAGGATGTGGACAGATAGATACACTAGAACCAAACCGAGggatttatttattgtttgtttaataaagaaataaaaaagaagaagcatatTTGGTCCTCCTTTTGCATGTTTTTTGGGGGTTGTCAGAATCCCCAATTGGGAGACCCTGGCATGATGTAAAAAGCAAAATTGAATAGGCACATGGGAGGTATTGAATTCTGGTGAGTGATTactgaaaaaaatgaaataaataagtgGAAGCATCACGTGATAAACTTTAAAGGGTGGTTTGTGGGTGGTCCTGTGGTTGAATAATAAAGGCATCCCCTGCTTTTTGTAAGCCATTTATCTTCATGAATGATGATCCTGAAATGGGGGTCTAGGAGGAGGATGAACCACTACTATTGATAGCGATCAAACTCAGGCACTCGTGTGCTCTCACTGCCACCGAAAGTGAGAGGGAGGAAGCAGTTTTTTTGTCTCAGACTCAAAACAGAGTGGGCCACGACATTTCCCCCATCTCAGCTTCTCAGATACAtcactttattttctttcttatttaattaggcTGAGTTTTCTGATGAAGGAAGGGTTTGGCTGGTAGAGGTTAATAATATTAGTGGGGTTgtggaagaaaaagagagagagtgagTGATGTAAAAATGTCAGCAGGGTCGTACGAGGTGGGGGCGACAAGCCACATGGGACCATAGTAATGTGTCGAATAAGCATGTTTTTTGGCACTTTCGGCAAAACTTTAGACAAGTGAAGTTAGCTATGCAATTTCAATGACACAAACTTCCTTTCCAAAACACCACTCCAACGGGGTAACCTTATCCTGCTCCATGTGCCATTGCTTACTTACTCACATAATTCTCTTTCCACAAATTCAGTATATCACAAAACCAGACCAATTAAGAAAAAGCTGTCGCACCCCATTTTTGTTCCTCTTTCAATACCACTCCCAAATCACTTCCACCATGCGCCTGCCCATCACGCACCACCTAtcactatattttcaaattttaatacatattttattaagatgAAACTACTTTCCTAAGTTCTCAACACACATTTATACTTGGCCATTATTTTCTCACAGTAATTAAAATCGACCATCACGGCAGAGGCAATTTTAAAACCTTGCTTCTAACACTGCACACCGTTAATTCCTTCCTTACCATAACAACATAATTTCCATTAATTGGTTATTACTCTCCACGTTAGAATAGCTCCGATTGTAGGCTGCGTAACTCTAATCTACCACCtacttcatcatcatcataatcataataTCAGCATCCTGTTCTTTATGCAACTATTTggacaaataaattaatcataatatatatatatatatatatatatatatatatatatatatatatatatatatatatatatatgtgtgtgctTGTTTGTTTAAGATATTTAGGAATGAAAACAGAGCCAGAACCAAGATTCACGCGACCCCTAAATCATGCTAGTCCGGTGCGATTTTTAAATGAACGTTGCAAGCTAATTAGGCATGAGATTGAATTGGAGGAAAggcaaaattgaaaaaagaaaaaaaaaaaaaaaagtagaggaAGATATAATATGTATGTACTGGACAATTAACATAAGCCGAGACGAGTGAGGGTGAAAACGAGgcaaataataacaaaaatcaagAGAGAGAAATATATGACACGTGGAACAGGCGCCGGAAGGTGGATCAACTCGACGGCGCGGAGGTTGATGCGGCGgcggaagaagaggaagagggagaggAGGAGCCCAGGAGTAATCGAGCGAGATCCGCCATGGCGCGAACCTGCATCTCGAGCGCGGGTATGTAATCGATGGCTTCTTCGAGAATGATCGGAAGGGGTTCTTTTCTGCAACCGGGAACCAACCGGCCGAGGACTCTAACTTTGCGCTGAACGGAGGGAAGGGTTTTTCCCTTGAGACGGAGGACGCTGAAGCGGGGCTTCTTGGGGCGGGGCGGGCCAACCACCTTGGGTCGCCTGTGCGGTGTCTTCCTGAACTTGAGCTTGAGCCGGTTGGTGAGGATGGCACGGCTCCAGCGCGTCCTCCCGCGGGCGGCGACGGCGAGGACTCTGTCGGCGGCCTCACGGACGGCCCTGCCACGGCGGGGCGTGTCGGCGGAGATGTTGACACGCGCGAGGGCCTGGTGGAGCTTGGAGGAATATAGGTTCTGCTGCGCGTGGGTTTTCCATGTGGCGTGGGAGTGGTCTTGGTGGGATTGGGGCTTGGCGGgggatttcttcttcttctttgggcGGTGAGAGTCACGCGAGCGATCGGTTGGGTTTGGCATGAGAGAGGAGGACATCTGGGACGATGTTAGAAAAGGGTTTCTATTTCTGGGAAATTGTTGGATTCAGATGGATGTGGGAAGATTCCGATGATAGAGTGAAGAAATTATGCGTAGATTCTAGAAGTGAGAGGAGTGGGGTTTGAGGTTTGAAGGGGTATATATAGATACATAGATAGATCTCTTGTAATGCAATGCAATCTAACACTCAGTTTACTTTTacaaatgaatgaatgaatatatgGTGTTTGGGTGGGTGAGGTGTCCCTTCACTCTCTGCATCTGCCTGTGTTtaagggagagagagaaagaaagagaaacccTCCACAATCCTTATAtcaaccattttcttttttttttttctttttcttttcttcttttatacttttttgggttttcttctgtTGGGCCTTGCTTCACTTCTGTCTAAGCCATTTAAACCATCCTAACACTGCTTCCTCCTATCTCCAAAATAGAGAGCATTTCAAATCTCTTGGGTGGAATTCTTTTCCTTACCCGACCAATTTAATTTGCTAAATATTCCTTAGGCcacgttttatttttatttttaattcaaaaaataccacttttttcttcttcccataTTTCATCTTGCTACTATTTATAAAAAGGCGAAAATGAATTAACATATTTCAACTTTGTAAAgtttaaatacaaaattcatGGAGGAAGAAGGATGGTTGTTGAAGTTAGTATCAAACTAAAGCGTAACTTATAAGTTGTAACAACATAATAATGTAAAAgactgaaaaaaaatatgtaataaaatttgatttttacttaatgaaattgattttcattctcaGTGAGATAGTTAATCTTCTTCAAAATTTATCCATTTAATGGAtcttaaatacttttaaaatgacATCTTACCTTTATTTGAAAAAGAGCAAcatataaaaagattattatgtattttgtgattatGTTGATGTGGAAGAAACTTGGTAAGATGTGGGTAGACATATATTTAAAGAAGTTTTGTTTTGGTAAACCTAACATTTTAGTGTTTTTGTAACTCCCTAAAAGGTATGGCAGCACACGTGGACCCAACTCAATCCTCCAAATCACATCCAAAGGATATATGTCTTCACTAAGCTATTATCAATTTCCATTAGCTTCCAACAAAGACTCATAAGACTtcgtaaaataaatttatataattcttgTACAATAGCAAATgatagaaaaaaaggaaaaatgtcgTTAACATggtttataatattgtttaaaataatataattttgatactaagTATTAGTCTTGGATCTTTAAAAAAATCCAAGTAATTTAATTAggatttatttattagttaaaatgATAGATTTAATGGGGGTTATTATATAGACGTACTGTTTGTgagaaaaaatgtaaattttgcaCTTTTTAATGAAATAGTAATGTGAATGAAATGTAATCCAAACACAAAAGCATGTTACTTGAACAGCCTAACCAGAGACATTCTgagattttttttgtgtgttcatGAATTCGGTGGTTGTTGTCTCTCTTCAtcttacactttttttttttttttttgcatttatttatGTTGTCAACTTCCGTAAAATGAAAGCAATGCGTTTTTCTGCTTTCAAAAATTGTCGTTTCTGCTGCCTCGGAAATACTGAATCATCCACCAACCTTATTTTCCAATGATTACATCACCATTTCTACCATTCTCACTTCTTGTCAAACCATAATATAagtcataataatttttattctgcaaattattttttaaagtatttttaacctttttttacaaaataaaaataatattgaatttttcataaagcttatACACGAGTTTCAAAAACCTGCATTACTTAGAAGGCTATGTTTGCATGAATTGATTATCTTTTTCCAGAAAAAAATGTGGGATGGATTTGGGAGATGATTGGCGTTTGTTTGTTCAAATAGTTGAAAATGGATTTGTACTGATTTGTGAGATATCGAGCTTTTTGATGACTTATAATTTTGCTCGGGTTTGCAAcgatttattataaaatatcagTTTTACCTTCAAACTTCTATAAAATACTATATCCAATACAAGCTATTCGATTTCAATTGTTGATAATCGGTTCCAACTTCCATTTAATGTGTATTTAATGTGTAGTATGATATCCAGAATGAGCAGTTACAAAAAATAGTCATATAGATGGGCCAATAAATAACAGGACCGATATTTAAATTATTGGGCTAGTAATCCAGCAGgattaaaaatatcttattaagAATATtgaggataaaataattaaggatatctgattaaagatattgataagttgTTTATGAGCAATTGACCAGATTTTAaggtaattttgtttatattttattcggTTTATGATAACCTATAAATATAGAGCCAAGACCAAAAGCCAAATACGTTCAACTCACGTTCTACTCACAGTTCAACTCATACtctcaaatactcaaatagtgGTAACCATtaactaaatattcaatcaagagCCGAGACTCTTCAATACACACCTAACTTAGGCGTCAAAGTGCCTTTTGTAGGTACCTCCCCTCTCCACCAGGAAGCGACCGAGCAGTCAAAGCCTGAAAATCACCGAAGAACCCAGTTCAAGCATAGGAAAGCAGTAAAGCCACGACAAAACAGGTTAGTCTCTCGATCCTACAAATATACACCAAAACAGTTAATAATAAATAGAGAACACTTGCATATGCAATGTTTTAACTTTTGTATAAAGCAGTGCTTTGTCACGAGCTTTCGCGTGCCTTAGCTGGCTTATGCAGAGATTTTATTCTATGTTGGACACAACCACACATGAAAAATTCCTAGCAATATAGTAGTGGGaggttttgaatttgaaaacttttgacCACCGAAGACCCATTAATAACACACTCTAGATGGTACATTTGATTGGTTTGTGTATTAACTCAAGTTCGTGTGTGTATTTACTTTGAAGCAGTCGCAACTGAACTCATTGGTGTGGTGAGGTGTGCAAGTCTTTGTGCTGAATTGAAGTATTGTGTGTTGAGTGAAGTATTGTgagctttttcttctttttgcagGTTGGAGACATGTTGGTTGGAGATGAAGACCGAGAAGAGGCTGCTCTATGGTTGATCTTGACGAGGTTGGTGGTCAttgttaactctttggcaagtgtaccaaatcgtctaaagtaataaactggtaagaccggatatcgtttcccaagagactcgtgtaactagacaatcgtataatttctaactaacctagactaaagaatgtttccataatttgagttttggtGAAATTTAAGTAACTATAaagcataaatgataaaagtgatcttaagcactcaaacactttgaaatggagagattagaaatgcaatggagtgatattgttgggggtttgctttcaccgacttcactcttatgtaaataaaattacttcctcttcattaaatTGTCAAAgtcaatctactaaattactcaaaccccaatcccttggtagaagNAGTCTAGACTTCCTTATTAagctccaatcccttggaaaacctaacaattagttccacattaagaaatgagattttaagacaaccaaagggcCTAGTTttatccctagatactattttctttaggtgtttaacccaaatccggatttacccaacatttcccaatattaagcaacCCTAAAATCAAGTTATGAGTAGCaatttcacaacaagcattaagagaagaaatcaaacactaacaatcaatgaaagaggcatcttttcattcaaaaaaaatgatttacatAAAAGTTCAGTGGCTACAATAATCCCCCAACAACtatgaaactagctctccatgaatggagagcttgagcttacaacaatggtggaaatggaagaagaagagaacccaaggaagaagaaggagtgtTCCCCAGCTCCAAGCTacctccaagagctccaaaatGAGAGAAAACGAGTCTGGGTGCAAAAAGATCCAAAGCCCCTCGCGTTTTAGGtctaaaaagacctaatttttccacatcagcattgccacCGCTCAGTTGCAGCCCAGCTGTAGCCTTCCAGAGagctgggcgctcagctgcaccccagctgcacctcagcgacatccttccagagagcagggcgctcagctgcaccccaacgacagccttccagagagcagggcgctcagttGCACCTCAGCTGCACCCTAGCGGCAGCATCAATCTTTGTTCaatatttcctcttttacaATCATTCTTGCTTCTGTGGTTCTTCCATTCGTCGGTTTGGCCAACAAGCTTCATGTACATGATCTAANANCNaaaaagtggggattagtgaagcaatttaaatgaattcaactaaagatgtagctacttagaaacttaacaaattgaggcataaagaaggtataaagctaagaaagagttgacattttctttcaattcactactgaaatcatagcaaaatatgtcattatcagtcatattgaagatgaagataaagACAAGAATGCTTAAAGACGAAGAAGGTTGAAGATGAACTACACAACGTGGGAATATTCAGTTACAGTTGAACCGTTTCCAATTCCAGCTCAACACACAAAAGTAAAGGGGGCTATATTTGGTCCCCTTTCTTGTATTTGGTTCCCTTGGTGAAAATGTGTGGTTTATTTGGTTCTACATTGTGTGTATTTGGTTCCATTGCTTCCTTGCGTGGATTGGCTTCCAAATTGGGTTCCGAGCTTGGTGTTGGACATGCCATGACCTTTGACAAAGGTGGAGGATGTAGAGAGATCCATCCCAGAGTCCTTGAAGCAGTGCATCACGAAGCTAGAGGATGCAGAAAGATCCATACCAGAGTCCTTGAAGCAGCCCAAGTCCATGCAGCAGTGGGAGTCCATGAAGATGGTTGGAATATCAGCACCCCTACCTCTTTGTTTGTGTTGCAAGTGTTACGTGAAGCTGGTGGAGGTGTTGTGAAGTTAGTGGAGTTGGTGGTGCATTTGAGGTGCAACTGTGAAGGGGAACCAAGGTGGTGAAAGTTCATCAAGCATTCTCCCGAATTAGTAGTTTATGATGTTGTTCATAGTTTATATTCTCGAGTTTCCAGCTTTGTTCATAGTGTATGATATACATAACATGGTTTTAGTTTAAGGTTCCTTTTTAATTGaaacttttatcattttgtatGTATACAATTTACATTTTAACATTAGATAATAATTCAAACACTTGCGATCATTGTTTTCAACATTCacatttttaatgttaatgaaaaaaatttaaagaaaacctaaaatatattcTATCTCCCACttgattctttttctaattttggtCCTAATGGTGCACCTCCGCTCTCCATCTCCATATGGTTCTTTTGAATTTGCTTCTGAATCATGGCTACACTAGAAAGGTAAAGAGTCATAATGTGTTACATAGGTGATACATTTGTGATTTGATGTTGGTTATAGTGGTTCTAAACTAGGTGTTTTAGAATTCATAATTCTTTTAGGTTTTTCAATGCGTTACAAATtctaaaatccaaaatatatgtttcttaaagttattttaaattatacaatttgtCATTATGTCATTGTTTGGAGGTTTATTTAAGGTTTTTTCTACTTGGATGTGACTTTACATGGTTCTGTATTACAAAATCTTAGTTGAGTCTTAGTTGAAAGCTTATTAACTCTTCATGGTATCTCTTTtactttgttctttttttttatatatataatttttatttttttttctccttataacatttttacaattatatataacattaaaaattaccattttatattattttcataactagagatattttaataatctttaatttctatgaattaaacaatttttttatctatcacattggtcaaattctacactaattttcacaaactttactttcaagTCTATTCTTACTTACGTCCAaatcttctaaaaaaaatatctcaaatCCATCTACTATCCTTCCCAAATCCATCATCTGAAGTGAAGacaacttaaatttttatttccaacATTTTTAAACAGTGGAAAGGAAAGTACTATGAGTATCCCATAGTTTCCATCCAAGCATATCTCCGTTGGAGTGGGACATGCACTGCTTGCCTTTCAGCTATTGACCAAAAACATAGGCCCccataattatttcttttcatttccgTGCAATGATTAATTATTAGATTTGATATGATCtactaaaaccaaaatacaaACAAGTGATAGATAGATAGATGCATGTGCTTTGCTTTTGTTGTGCCTCTTTTCTGCCCTCGTTGTGGCATTCTGGATAGTTATGCTCCACAACACAATACCTGAAATGGACCCCCTTTTATGCATCCTCTGCCACAACTATTTTATCGATATATAGTACTCAATTATTTCACTGTTAGCCATTACAAACAAAATATGGtgtctcctcttctttttctattttctttcaatCAGGAAATGCTTCGTCAAAATTCAGAAACTACCAAAGTTATTCatctcataatattattaatggaAATATCAAATGCCATTTTTTTTCATGAGTGATAAAAAAGGAAGtgaaaaagaacatgaaaaaaggtgttagattaaaaatttaatataacaaGTTGTGTGTGAATCATTCACAGTTGTTAAAAGTAAAAGGTGAGGGCTGCTAGCTGCACATATAAACACAATTGCGGATATCATGGTggatgattttgatatttttctttcctgTTCAATGCTGACAGCTACCCTTGTAGAAATTGTAAAAAGtataaagattttaattaatatatgtactaaagttttatacttttgaaAGATGTATAAATATTGTATTCTTAACATAgatcaaaataaaatgtgtttgatttcaTGAAAAGTAAAGATGCAGTAAAAAAATGTAGTTTCTTTTagagaaataataagaaaaggtAACTGAGGTAAGAATTTGACACTCTTGAGGCATGTGGAGATAGAGATACCATGTGTACGTGAACAGAGAAATGACAGAAGAAAACCTTAGAATAATGCCAAATCACTGTTGGGCATCATGATGTGCCAGAGAGGTTGCCTCCCTTCTGTGCGACACAATAAAGAAAGGGTTGAGCATTAAATGAACAACAAGTAGTAAAACAGTATACCTAGTGCTTAAGGGTAATCCC
Above is a genomic segment from Vigna radiata var. radiata cultivar VC1973A chromosome 10, Vradiata_ver6, whole genome shotgun sequence containing:
- the LOC106775315 gene encoding transcription factor bHLH148-like — protein: MSSSLMPNPTDRSRDSHRPKKKKKSPAKPQSHQDHSHATWKTHAQQNLYSSKLHQALARVNISADTPRRGRAVREAADRVLAVAARGRTRWSRAILTNRLKLKFRKTPHRRPKVVGPPRPKKPRFSVLRLKGKTLPSVQRKVRVLGRLVPGCRKEPLPIILEEAIDYIPALEMQVRAMADLARLLLGSSSPSSSSSAAASTSAPSS